A region of Salvia splendens isolate huo1 chromosome 17, SspV2, whole genome shotgun sequence DNA encodes the following proteins:
- the LOC121774005 gene encoding ubiquitin-conjugating enzyme E2 36 codes for MANSNLPRRIIKETQRLLSEPAPGISASPSEENMRYFNVMILGPTQSPYEGGVFKLELFLPEEYPMAAPKVRFLTKIYHPNIDKLGRICLDILKDKWSPALQIRTVLLSIQALLSAPNPDDPLSENIAKHWKSNEAEAVETAKEWTRLYASGA; via the exons ATGGCGAATAGCAATCTACCGCGCAGAATCATCAAG GAAACCCAGCGTCTTCTAAGCGAACCAG CCCCAGGAATCAGTGCCTCGCCTTCAGAAGAAAATATGCGGTATTTCAATGTAATGATTCTTGGGCCAACACAGTCTCCTTATGAAG GCGGTGTTTTTAAGCTTGAGTTATTTTTACCAGAAGAATACCCAATGGCTGCCCCAAAG GTGCGCTTCCTAACAAAAATTTACCACCCAAACATCGACAAG CTTGGAAGAATATGCCTGGACATTCTTAAAGACAAATGGAGTCCTGCACTTCAGATAAGAACTGTACTTTTGAG CATTCAAGCACTTTTGAGTGCTCCAAATCCTGATGATCCGCTCTCGGAAAATATTGCGAAGCATTGGAAATCAAATGAGGCTGAAGCTGTTGAAACAG CTAAAGAATGGACGCGTTTATATGCAAGTGGTGCATGA